A single window of Nicotiana sylvestris chromosome 3, ASM39365v2, whole genome shotgun sequence DNA harbors:
- the LOC138887964 gene encoding uncharacterized protein → MAEVFTAFPMAIFNENAQIPILSSDNYTEWKEKVLLTLGCSDMDLALRVEEQPIPKESSTPEDKAKYERWERSNRLSLMLIKAHISQSIKGSIPNSDKVKTYMKEIDEQFVSSDKALAITLMKRLSSMTFDRSRTVREHIIEMRDIAAKLKSLEIDMSEPFLVHFILNSLSAKYGPFKISYNTHKDKWSINELLTMCVQEEEMLN, encoded by the exons ATGGCTGAAG TCTTTACGGCTTTTCCTATGGCTATTTTTAATGAGAATGCTCAAATTCCAATACTTTCTAGTGACAATTATACTGAATGGAAGGAGAAAGTCCTTCTCACTTTAGGGTGCTCAGATATGGACCTGGCACTCCGTGTGGAAGAACAACCTATTCCCAAGGAATCAAGTACGCCAGAGGATAAGGCTAAATATGAGCGGTGGGAGCGATCTAATCGCTTAAGTTTAATGCTCATCAAAGCCCACATAAGCCAAAGCATTAAGGGTTCTATCCCTAATAGCGATAAGGTCAAAACTTACATGAAGGAAATTGATGAACAATTCGTAAGCTCTGACAAGGCATTGGCCATCACCCTTATGAAGAGGCTCTCAAGTATGACTTTCGACAGAAGTCGTACAGTGCGTGAGCACATTATCGAGATGAGAGACATTGCTGCTAAACTCAAGTCCCTTGAGATTGATATGTCTGAACCATTTCTTGTGCATTTCATTCTCAACTCACTTTCTGCGAAATATGGTCCGTTCAAAATTTCTTACAACACACATAAGGATAAATGGTCAATCAATGAACTTTTAACCATGTGTGTTCAAGAAGAAGAGATGTTGAATTAA
- the LOC138887965 gene encoding nuclear matrix constituent protein 1-like produces MFHDGLKQKEKLLAQKVEVLKERDEELMKAIARCSELEAALKAKEDEYEVSKGVMAENVDLQARMATLTAELDRRAAEAIDLRGELSVKTNRLARAERDRATAISKVAALEDALRVCRSERENEIETSTLKVVRFEERIQDLEAELSVLNEQVNALKAEDVRRQLQPSTTHASADPVVSRELYEMWVHVEARLDVYKSLQANGKVFEVELRDVRVKACATRMSCGYDPDTPDRDNIDDDGADGLASDSWYNEEYAMGDDAA; encoded by the coding sequence ATGTTCCATGACGGGCTTAAGCAGAAGGAGAAACTATTGGCGCAAAAGGTCGAAGTGCTGAAAGAGCGGGACGAAGAGCTGATGAAGGCCATCGCTCGATGTAGTGAACTTGAGGCGGCTCTTAAGGCCAAGGAAGATGAATATGAGGTGAGCAAGGGGGTGATGGCCGAGAATGTCGACCTTCAAGCACGGATGGCTACCTTAACTGCTGAGCTTGATAGAAGGGCGGCGGAGGCTATCGACCTAAGAGGCGAGCTGAGTGTTAAGACTAATAGATTGGCTCGTGCTGAAAGGGATAGGGCGACTGCCATCTCTAAGGTAGCGGCTTTGGAAGACGCCCTTCGCGTTTGTAGATCTGAACGGGAAAATGAGATAGAGACATCCACGCTCAAGGTAGTGAGGTTTGAGGAACGTATCCAAGATCTGGAGGCGGAGTTGTCCGTGTTGAACGAGCAAGTTAATGCTTTGAAGGCGGAGGATGTACGACGACAATTGCAACCCTCTACGACTCATGCTTCGGCTGATCCTGTCGTGTCGCGGGAATTATATGAGATGTGGGTCCATGTGGAGGCTCGACTGGACGTATACAAGTCCCTTCAGGCTAATGGGAAGGTTTTTGAGGTAGAACTTCGGGATGTGCGTGTTAAAGCATGTGCAACTCGTATGTCTTGTGGTTACGACCCCGATACGCCTGACAGGGATAATATTGATGATGATGGTGCCGACGGGCTTGCCTCCGATTCTTGGTATAATGAGGAGTATGCCATGGGGGATGACGCGGCGTAG
- the LOC104228717 gene encoding K(+) efflux antiporter 5, giving the protein MERVLVRREKLRAWIFLFLSVAYCGRMTALAARSEKEIRERFYGNLVNSSAPDTNDGTIAKMFDRVLEKEFSENDQPEGSDGSSFNSTVADEKGVLETVAKITHEKIKKNETQQTNDTRSFKLQDVFSLENEGSDDVTTLIDKKDNVFVMSNKKSKYPVLQVDVRLISDLVVVIVSAAIGGIIFSCLGQPVIVGYLLAGSLIGPGGLKFISEMVQVETVAQFGVVFLLFALGLEFSLTKLKVVGPVAVLGGLLQIVILMFLCGVTAMLCGANLSEGVFVGCFLSMSSTAVVVKFLVEKNSNNALHGQVTIGTLIFQDCTVGLLFALLPVLGGNSGLLHGIISMGKLLLILSMYLSVASIVTWSFVPRFLKLMIRLSSQTNELYQLAVVAFCLLSAWCSDKLGLSLELGSFVAGVMISTTDFAQHTLDQVEPIRNLFAALFLASIGMLIHVQFLWTHVDILLASVILVIVFKTIVATMITKVFGYNIRTSVIVGLLLAQIGEFAFVLLSRASNLHIVPGKMYLLLLGTTALSLVTTPVLFKLIPAIMHLGVLMHWFPVENIAPDEEKVSMIEAHNRVL; this is encoded by the exons ATGGAGAGGGTTTTGGTGAGAAGAGAGAAGCTTCGAGCCTGGATATTCCTCTTCCTGTCGGTTGCTTATTGTGGCAGGATGACGGCCTTAGCGGCTAGATCTGAGAAGGAGATTAGGGAAAGGTTTTACGGTAATTTAGTTAATTCTTCCGCTCCCGACACTAACGACGGTACTATTGCCAAAATGTTCGATCGCGTTCTCGAGAAAGAATTTTCTGAGAACGATCAACCTGAAG GTTCGGATGGGAGCAGCTTTAACAGTACAGTGGCTGATGAGAAA GGAGTGTTGGAGACTGTGGCCAAAATTACCCATGAGAAGATCAAGAAGAATGAGACACAACAGACAAA TGACACTAGATCATTCAAATTACAAGATGTTTTTTCCCTTGAAAATGAAGGTTCTGATGATGTAACTACATTGATTGACAAAAAG GACAATGTGTTTGTCATGTCAAATAAGAAATCAAAATATCCAGTGCTTCAAGTTGATGTGAG ACTTATCTCAGACTTGGTGGTGGTTATAGTCTCTGCTGCCAttggtggaatcatcttttcttGTTTAGGACAACCG GTTATCGTTGGTTATCTTCTTGCTGGCTCATTAATTGGACCAGGGGGTTTGAAGTTCATCAGTGAAATGGTACAG GTTGAGACTGTTGCTCAGTTTGGAGTTGTCTTCCTTCTATTTGCTTTAGGTCTGGAGTTTTCCTTGACAAAG CTAAAAGTTGTCGGTCCTGTTGCTGTTCTAGGAGGGCTGCTTCAAATTGTTATCCTTATGTTTCTGTGTGGCGTAACTGCAATG TTATGTGGTGCAAACTTGTCAGAGGGAGTGTTTGTTGGTTGCTTCCTGTCAATGTCATCAACAGCAGTG GTGGTGAAATTTCTAGTTGAGAAAAACAGCAACAATGCTCTTCATGGTCAAGTGACGATTGGAACACTGATTTTTCAG GACTGCACTGTTGGTTTATTGTTCGCTTTGCTTCCTGTTCTTGGAGGTAACAGTGGGCTTTTGCATGGAATAATCTCTATGGGAAAACT GCTGCTCATCTTGTCCATGTACCTCAGTGTTGCATCAATTGTAACTTGGTCATTTGTTCCCCGTTTTCTGAAGTTAATGATACGGTTATCTTCTCAA ACCAATGAATTGTATCAGCTTGCGGTGGTGGCATTCTGCTTATTATCTGCTTGG TGCAGTGATAAGCTGGGACTCAGTCTTGAGCTGGGTTCATTTGTAGCCGGGGTTATGATATCCACAACAGACTTTGCACAACATACCTTGGACCAG GTGGAACCAATTCGTAATCTCTTTGCAGCTCTCTTTCTCGCTAGTATCGGAATGCTGATACATGTACAGTTCCTATGGACGCATGTGGATATCTTGCTAGCATCAGTTATCTTGGTTATAGTTTTTAAGACTATTGTAGCCACCATGATTACAAAGGTTTTTGGATATAACATTAGGACATCAGTTATT GTTGGGCTTTTGCTTGCACAAATTGGAGAATTTGCATTTGTGCTCTTGAGTCGTGCCTCAAACCTGCATATTGTTCCG GGAAAGATGTATCTTCTTCTGCTCGGAACAACTGCTCTAAGTCTT GTTACAACCCCAGTCTTGTTCAAGTTGATACCTGCTATCATGCACCTGGGAGTTCTTATGCACTGGTTTCCTGTGGAAAATATCGCGCCGGATGAG GAGAAAGTTTCAATGATCGAAGCACACAATAGAGTATTGTAA